Below is a genomic region from Cellulomonas sp. P24.
GCGCATCGAGCCTGACGGGACGGCCCGACCCGTCGCGCACGACGGCCGCCAGGTCCACGGCGACACCGTTCTGCCCGGTCGAGACCACCGCGATCCGCGCACCGTCGTGCGAGACGCGGATCGACTCGACGGCGCGGTCCTCGAGCCAGTCGGCGGTGACCGTCGCAGGGGTGCCGTCTGCGAGGACCGCGAGCACCGGTGACCCCACCGTCGCCGAGCCGGTCCAGATCCAGCCGAAGCGGTCGACAGACGGGGCAAGGAGACGGATGCCCGTGAGTAGCGTCACCGCGCCCTTCTCGGCCGTCGGCGCGAGAACCAGCCGGTTCGAGCCCGAGAGCAGCGCGATGAGCTTCCCGTCGTCGCTCTGCGCGACGCCGCGGGCGTCGAGACCGGCGAGCGACCCGACACCCTTGACCGGCTCGGTCTGCGTCCCGCTGAGCGTCACCAGCTGATCGCCCTGGATCGCGATCGGCGGCGTACCCGGAGGCGGGTCGACGGTGAGACTCGCCTCGGCTACCGACTGCATCGGGACGCCGGCCACCGAGAGCTGGATCGAGCGGACGCCGGGCAACCGCATGAGCGTCTGGTCGAGCTGTGTGCGCATGAGTCGCCGTTGACCGGCATCGGCGGTGAGCACCGGCCCGGACACGTCGACGAGCGCCGTGCCGTCGTTGTCGACCGTGACACCGTTGACCGTCTGCGTCACGCCGTCCGGGAACGCGGTGTCCACGGCATCCCGCAGGAGCTGCGACGGTCCGGTCAGCAGGGCGTTGACCGCCGCCGTCACGGCGTTGCGCACCGGGAACCACCGGATCTCCGGGACCAGGAACGTGTGGTCCTTGCTGAGGAAGTAGATCGGGGTCGACCGGTAGACCGACACGAAGTTCGGCTCGGACACCAGCACGCCGTCAGGAAGGCCGGAGATCCGCCACTGGCCGTGGGAGTCCTTCTGGAGGTCGAACGTCCCCTCCCACTTGGCCCCCGGCGCGGCCTCGGAGTACTGGCCGTTGGCGTCGACCGTCGCCTCCCACGGATACGTCAGGCTGACCTCCGACTCCGTCGGCGTCGAGATCTGCGGCGTTCCCCTCGACGAGTACACGACGACCTGCTGGTGGGGGTCCCACGACGACTGCGCGCTCCCGGTGAGGTACTCGCGCGCGACGGCGAAGTTGTCGGTGTTGCCCGCCGCCTCCGCCTGCAGGAAGCCGCGCACGATCTCCTCCGGGTTGGCGTCCGTCGGTGGGCCGTAGGCCAGGAGGACGACTGGACCCGGCTCGCTCACGGCGCCGTCCCCGGTGCCGACGGGACCCGCGGTCGGGATGCCGTCGCACGCTGCGAGCGCACCCGTCACGGCGAGGAGCGCCACCGCGAGCAGCGCACGCCGCGGCCTGCGGGCACGGATCGAACCGGCGTGGGTCATCGCAGCTCCAGCTGGTCCAGGTCGGGGAGCGCAGCCGGGTCCACGACGGACTGCGGCGACGCCGTCCAGCGGGGCGTCGGTGCCGGCGGCGGAGGTGGCGGCTCGAGCGGGAGCGGCGACGAGACGAGGGCGATCCCTGCCCGCCTCGGGACGGTGAGCCGGAAGGACGCCCCGCGCCCGGGAAGGCCCCACGCCTCGAGCCAGCCACCGTGCAGCCGGGCGTCCTCGAGCGAGATCGCCAGGCCCAGACCCGTCCCGCCGGTGGTGCGCGCACGGGCCGGGTCGGCACGCCAGAACCTGTCGAACACGTGGGTCGCCTCCTCCGGGGTCATCCCGACGCCGTTGTCGCGCACCGTGACCGCGACGGCCCGGCCGTCGCTCGCCGTCTCGACCTCGACCGTCGAGCCCTCGGCGTGCTCGATCGCGTTGACGAGCAGGTTCCGCAGGATCCGCTCGACCCGCCTCGGGTCGATGTCCGCGCGACAGCCGACCTCGGGAAGCGTGACCCGGACCCAGGTCGCCCGTCGCTCGGCGAGCGGCATGGCATGCTCGACCGCCGCGAGCACGACGTCGCACATGTCACGGTCCTCGGCGTCGAGCACCGCTGCGCCCGCGTCGAAGCGGCTGATCTCGAGCAGGTCCGCGAGCAGGTCCTCGAACCGGTCCAGCTGCGTCGCGAGCAGCTCGGCGGACCGCTTGGCCGCGGGCTCGAAGTCGTCTCGCGCCGCGTGCAGCACCTCGCCCGCCATCCGGATCGTCG
It encodes:
- a CDS encoding LpqB family beta-propeller domain-containing protein; amino-acid sequence: MTHAGSIRARRPRRALLAVALLAVTGALAACDGIPTAGPVGTGDGAVSEPGPVVLLAYGPPTDANPEEIVRGFLQAEAAGNTDNFAVAREYLTGSAQSSWDPHQQVVVYSSRGTPQISTPTESEVSLTYPWEATVDANGQYSEAAPGAKWEGTFDLQKDSHGQWRISGLPDGVLVSEPNFVSVYRSTPIYFLSKDHTFLVPEIRWFPVRNAVTAAVNALLTGPSQLLRDAVDTAFPDGVTQTVNGVTVDNDGTALVDVSGPVLTADAGQRRLMRTQLDQTLMRLPGVRSIQLSVAGVPMQSVAEASLTVDPPPGTPPIAIQGDQLVTLSGTQTEPVKGVGSLAGLDARGVAQSDDGKLIALLSGSNRLVLAPTAEKGAVTLLTGIRLLAPSVDRFGWIWTGSATVGSPVLAVLADGTPATVTADWLEDRAVESIRVSHDGARIAVVSTGQNGVAVDLAAVVRDGSGRPVRLDAPLRVGAALVSASSVVWVDEQTLAVLGRVTGSTSSTVGIVPIGGPTRMLPVLDGVTSLSAGKGERSIYARTADGSVFSLQGLSWRKVIDGISVPVYPG
- the mtrB gene encoding MtrAB system histidine kinase MtrB, which translates into the protein MTFLVTRQAVRPVRIAARVAERLADGHLTERMKVRGQDEMATLARSFNEMAGSLQIQIAQLEELSTLQRRFVSDVSHELRTPLTTIRMAGEVLHAARDDFEPAAKRSAELLATQLDRFEDLLADLLEISRFDAGAAVLDAEDRDMCDVVLAAVEHAMPLAERRATWVRVTLPEVGCRADIDPRRVERILRNLLVNAIEHAEGSTVEVETASDGRAVAVTVRDNGVGMTPEEATHVFDRFWRADPARARTTGGTGLGLAISLEDARLHGGWLEAWGLPGRGASFRLTVPRRAGIALVSSPLPLEPPPPPPAPTPRWTASPQSVVDPAALPDLDQLELR